Part of the Deltaproteobacteria bacterium genome is shown below.
CTTCCGTAAGTGTCGTGCAGGCGCCGCGCCGCATCTAGGGCATCTTCGGACAAGGCGCTGCTGTCCACCCCTTTGGTTTTACCCCCACTATTGACCAGAGCCATTATTTCCGAGGCATTGCCGCGAATAATTGTAATCGGCACCGTCTCGAGGAGCTCCCGGGAGGTCCGGGTGCGATAGGCAGTTGCCCCGGCGCCGACGGGATCGAGCACGATGGGAATCTTCCGCTGGTGGGCATGTTGCACGGCACGGAGCATGGAAGGAATCCAGTACCTGCTCAAGGTGCCGATATTAATCACGAGAGCACCCGCGATATCCACCATTTCCTCCACCTCTTCTTCGGCATGGGCCATGACCGGCGATGCGCCCAGGGCCAGCAGGGCATTGGCCGTATTGTTCATGACCACGAAATTGGTGATATTGTGAATAACAGGCGATTTCTCGCGTATCGCCTCAATCGCCGTCCAGATTTGGGAAGCTGTCACTTGCATAATTTTCCTCTCCAGATCCTAAGTTAAACTACCGGGATGTCATAACTTCTCCCATAACTTCCCATTGTCCCTTCCCGATCCTGTTTCATGGCCAAGGGCAGGTATTCCAGAATATCCGTGGCCGTCATCCCGTCTTCGCCTTGGGCGGCCGCGGCCAGATCACCGGCCAGACCGTGGATAAAAACGCCCTTTCTGACCGCATCCTCCAGAGGCAGTCCCATACCGAACATGGCGGCAATGGTTCCGGTTAGAACATCGCCCGCGCCGGCCGTCGCCATGCCGGGGTTGCCGCTGAGATTGATGAAAACCCGGCCGTCCGGAGCGCCGATCAGAGAATGGGCGCCTTTCATGACCAGCAGGGCGCCAGCTTCCCGAGCGGCCTCCTGCAGGGCGACTATCCGGTTGCCGCTGATCTGCGGCAAGGTCTTACCCGTCAGGTTTGCCAGTTCACCCAGGTGAGGGGTCAAGATGGTGGCCCCCGGTCTTTCCCGCAGCAGGGCAAGATCTCCGGCAATGGCCGTAAGCCCGTCGCCATCGAGCAGCAAGGGTTTCCTGATGGCGGAGACCAGTTCTTTTATCAACTGCTTAGTCTCCTCGGCGAGCGACAGACCGGGGCCGAGGACCACCAGGTCGCTCTTTTCCGCCTGTTCCAGCAGTTGCTGCAAATTGGCCAGCGCAATACTCCCGGAAGCCGTTTCCTGCTGTGGCAATATGACGATTTCACTGCCTTTCTGGGCAACAAGGGGCGCTACCGAACGGGGTGTGGCCAGGTAGGCATAGCCGCCGCCCGCCTTCAAAAAAGACAGGGAGGAGAAATAAGGGGCGCCGTAATAATTGGCGGCGCCGGCAAT
Proteins encoded:
- a CDS encoding NAD(P)H-hydrate dehydratase — protein: MKVASVAEMRAMDRQAVERFFIPEEILMENAGLAACAVLSRAIEVKGQRCAVLCGPGNNGGDGFVVARCLHAAGALVAVFLAGEEGKFKGAAAGNLKILRQLPVAIRLVQSAEAIRSELMDCRILVDALLGTGLDREVGGLYRDLIQLMNESGKTILSLDIPSGINGDTGAVMGVAVRAEYTVAFGLPKIGNMLHPGFGQGGKLSVSHISFPPALYNDVSLKVQINGPIKLPARPPEAHKGSMGKVLFIAGAANYYGAPYFSSLSFLKAGGGYAYLATPRSVAPLVAQKGSEIVILPQQETASGSIALANLQQLLEQAEKSDLVVLGPGLSLAEETKQLIKELVSAIRKPLLLDGDGLTAIAGDLALLRERPGATILTPHLGELANLTGKTLPQISGNRIVALQEAAREAGALLVMKGAHSLIGAPDGRVFINLSGNPGMATAGAGDVLTGTIAAMFGMGLPLEDAVRKGVFIHGLAGDLAAAAQGEDGMTATDILEYLPLAMKQDREGTMGSYGRSYDIPVV
- the thiM gene encoding hydroxyethylthiazole kinase, which gives rise to MQVTASQIWTAIEAIREKSPVIHNITNFVVMNNTANALLALGASPVMAHAEEEVEEMVDIAGALVINIGTLSRYWIPSMLRAVQHAHQRKIPIVLDPVGAGATAYRTRTSRELLETVPITIIRGNASEIMALVNSGGKTKGVDSSALSEDALDAARRLHDTYGSVVCVSGETDYILAGADVTKVFNGHIMMTKVTGLGCTASALCGAFAAVNGNFAQATTEAMAVMGIAGELSAMNSPGPGSMQVNFLDALYRLSEENINKLLRIEG